Proteins from a single region of Nerophis ophidion isolate RoL-2023_Sa linkage group LG08, RoL_Noph_v1.0, whole genome shotgun sequence:
- the uros gene encoding uroporphyrinogen-III synthase isoform X2 — protein MLVLLLKEPRDGDSGPDPYIKELASHGLKATLFPVLSFKFVSLKTLSDKLFQPEKYGGLIFTSPRAVEAVKMCMKERQEEWSSSVRDKWSTKSVYVVGKATAALVGGIGLNPLGEDTGTAEVLSRVIIEREDKDIPPLFFPCGSIKREVLPTALRENGFPLETLTVYQTAGHPDVEKNLCNYFAEQGLPASIAFFSPSGVTFSLETVRRLAGERLAQIKFAAIGPTTRDAMLAEGLSVSCTAEKPTPEHLAAAMSKALK, from the exons ATGCTGGTTTTGCTCCTGAAAGAGCCAAGAGATGGAGACTCTGGGCCTGATCCTTACATCAAG GAGCTGGCATCACATGGCCTGAAAGCGACCCTTTTTCCTGTGCTGTCTTTTAAGTTTGTCTCATTAAAAACCCTGTCAGATAAG cttttccaGCCAGAGAAGTATGGCGGCCTCATATTTACAAGTCCGAGAGCGGTGGAAGCTGTGAAGATGTGCATGAAGGAAAGACAAGAAG AATGGAGCAGCTCAGTGAGGGACAAATGGAGCACAAAGTCCGTGTATGTGGTGGGGAAAGCAACCGCCGCTTTAG TGGGCGGTATCGGTCTAAACCCCCTTGGCGAGGACACGGGGACGGCAGAGGTCCTGTCGCGGGTCATTATTGAAC GGGAGGACAAAGATATTCCTCCACTTTTCTTCCCATGTGGCTCCATCAAAAGAGAAGTCCTACCAACGGCATTAAGGGAAAATG GGTTTCCTTTAGAGACGCTGACTGTCTATCAAACAGCAGGGCATCCAGATGTGGAGAAAAATCTTTGCAATTATTTTGCAGAGCAG GGCCTCCCGGCCAGCATAGCTTTCTTTAGCCCGTCAGGAGTCACGTTTAGCCTGGAGACCGTGCGGAGATTAGCTGGTGAGCGGCTTGCACAAATAAAG TTTGCCGCCATCGGGCCCACGACACGGGACGCCATGTTGGCGGAGGGTCTGAGCGTCAGCTGCACGGCGGAGAAGCCAACACCGGAGCACTTGGCGGCGGCTATGAGCAAAGCGCTAAAATAA
- the uros gene encoding uroporphyrinogen-III synthase isoform X1 produces MLVKMLVLLLKEPRDGDSGPDPYIKELASHGLKATLFPVLSFKFVSLKTLSDKLFQPEKYGGLIFTSPRAVEAVKMCMKERQEEWSSSVRDKWSTKSVYVVGKATAALVGGIGLNPLGEDTGTAEVLSRVIIEREDKDIPPLFFPCGSIKREVLPTALRENGFPLETLTVYQTAGHPDVEKNLCNYFAEQGLPASIAFFSPSGVTFSLETVRRLAGERLAQIKFAAIGPTTRDAMLAEGLSVSCTAEKPTPEHLAAAMSKALK; encoded by the exons A TGTTGGTCAAGATGCTGGTTTTGCTCCTGAAAGAGCCAAGAGATGGAGACTCTGGGCCTGATCCTTACATCAAG GAGCTGGCATCACATGGCCTGAAAGCGACCCTTTTTCCTGTGCTGTCTTTTAAGTTTGTCTCATTAAAAACCCTGTCAGATAAG cttttccaGCCAGAGAAGTATGGCGGCCTCATATTTACAAGTCCGAGAGCGGTGGAAGCTGTGAAGATGTGCATGAAGGAAAGACAAGAAG AATGGAGCAGCTCAGTGAGGGACAAATGGAGCACAAAGTCCGTGTATGTGGTGGGGAAAGCAACCGCCGCTTTAG TGGGCGGTATCGGTCTAAACCCCCTTGGCGAGGACACGGGGACGGCAGAGGTCCTGTCGCGGGTCATTATTGAAC GGGAGGACAAAGATATTCCTCCACTTTTCTTCCCATGTGGCTCCATCAAAAGAGAAGTCCTACCAACGGCATTAAGGGAAAATG GGTTTCCTTTAGAGACGCTGACTGTCTATCAAACAGCAGGGCATCCAGATGTGGAGAAAAATCTTTGCAATTATTTTGCAGAGCAG GGCCTCCCGGCCAGCATAGCTTTCTTTAGCCCGTCAGGAGTCACGTTTAGCCTGGAGACCGTGCGGAGATTAGCTGGTGAGCGGCTTGCACAAATAAAG TTTGCCGCCATCGGGCCCACGACACGGGACGCCATGTTGGCGGAGGGTCTGAGCGTCAGCTGCACGGCGGAGAAGCCAACACCGGAGCACTTGGCGGCGGCTATGAGCAAAGCGCTAAAATAA